One region of Pseudomonas sp. B21-040 genomic DNA includes:
- a CDS encoding periplasmic nitrate reductase, NapE protein yields the protein MPSADDSTRQARKETRLFFFLIVIFFPLLSVAIVGGYGFFVWFLQMLLGPPGPPN from the coding sequence ATGCCATCAGCGGATGACTCTACCCGGCAAGCGCGCAAAGAAACCCGCCTGTTCTTTTTTCTGATTGTCATTTTTTTTCCATTGCTGTCCGTGGCGATAGTGGGTGGTTACGGCTTCTTTGTCTGGTTTCTGCAAATGCTGCTCGGCCCTCCTGGTCCACCTAATTGA
- a CDS encoding chaperone NapD, which produces MEKTLHIASLVVLAHPELFKAVKANLRLLEGVELHQESPAGKLVVVLEMEKESEISQRINQINNLPGVLNASLVYHEILDVTGESTCL; this is translated from the coding sequence ATGGAAAAGACGCTGCATATTGCCAGTCTGGTGGTGCTTGCCCACCCTGAATTGTTCAAGGCGGTGAAAGCCAACTTGCGCTTGCTCGAAGGCGTTGAACTGCATCAGGAAAGTCCCGCCGGCAAACTGGTGGTGGTGCTGGAGATGGAAAAAGAAAGCGAGATTTCCCAGCGCATAAACCAGATCAACAACTTGCCGGGTGTGCTCAATGCCTCCCTCGTTTATCACGAGATTCTCGATGTGACGGGAGAAAGCACATGCCTATGA
- the napA gene encoding nitrate reductase catalytic subunit NapA: MPMTRREFVKAQAAGIAAAAAGLPVFTSASNLITEEDRVALDWNKAPCRFCGTGCSVMVATKDNRVVATHGDVKAEVNRGLNCVKGYFLSKIMYGVDRLTQPLLRMTNGQYDKQGEFQPVSWDQAFDVMELKFKEAIKNKGAESIAMFGSGQWTVWEGYAANKLMKAGFRSNNIDPNARHCMASAVMGFMRTFGIDEPMGCYDDIEVTDAFVLWGSNMAEMHPILWSRVTDRRLSQPNVKVAVLSTFEHRSFELADIPMVFKPQTDLFILNYIANHIIESGSVNKDFVSKHTKFAKGTDDIGYGLRADNPLEMKARNAAKANTWTDIDFEQFAAFVKPYTLERTAKETGVPAEQLKALAELYADPKRKVVSFWTMGFNQHTRGVWANNLIYNIHLLTGKISEPGNSPFSLTGQPSACGTAREVGTFSHRLPADLVVTNPKHRATAEKIWKLPPGTINEKVGFHAVQQSRMLKDGVLNVYWTMASNNMQAGPNIMQEVLPGWRNPENFVIVSDVYPTVSAQAADLILPTAMWVEKEGAYGNAERRTQFWHQLVSAPGDAKSDLWQLVEFSKRFKTEEVWSEEILSASPQYKGKTLYEVLFKNGQVDQFPLDQMAAGYKNDEARDFGFYLQKGLFEEYAQFGRGHGHDLAPFDLYHTERGLRWPVVEGKETRWRFREGYDPYVEKGSGVQFYGYPDKKAIIFALPYEPPAESPDAEFPFWLSTGRVLEHWHTGSMTQRVEELHKAVPDALVYMHPADAQALNARRGSEVKLISRRGEMRARIETRGRNKPPQGLVFVPFFDANKLINKVTLDATDPISKQTDYKKCAIRIELIKTA, translated from the coding sequence ATGCCTATGACGCGGCGAGAATTTGTCAAAGCCCAGGCTGCGGGGATTGCTGCGGCGGCTGCGGGACTTCCGGTATTTACCTCTGCCAGCAATCTCATCACCGAAGAAGATCGGGTGGCCCTGGACTGGAACAAGGCACCCTGCCGTTTTTGCGGTACCGGGTGCAGCGTGATGGTGGCGACCAAGGACAATCGGGTGGTCGCCACTCACGGTGATGTGAAAGCCGAGGTCAATCGCGGGCTGAACTGCGTCAAAGGCTACTTCTTGTCAAAGATCATGTACGGCGTTGATCGCCTGACTCAGCCACTGTTGCGCATGACCAACGGGCAGTATGACAAGCAGGGCGAGTTTCAGCCGGTGTCCTGGGATCAAGCGTTTGATGTGATGGAATTGAAGTTTAAGGAGGCGATAAAAAACAAAGGGGCCGAATCAATCGCCATGTTCGGTTCGGGTCAGTGGACCGTCTGGGAAGGGTATGCGGCCAACAAGTTGATGAAGGCCGGGTTTCGCTCAAATAACATTGATCCCAATGCACGTCATTGCATGGCGTCTGCGGTCATGGGGTTTATGCGTACGTTCGGTATCGATGAGCCGATGGGCTGTTATGACGATATCGAAGTCACCGACGCGTTCGTGTTGTGGGGTTCAAACATGGCGGAGATGCATCCGATTCTTTGGAGTCGGGTGACGGATCGCCGATTGAGCCAGCCCAACGTCAAGGTCGCGGTGCTTTCTACCTTCGAGCATCGCAGTTTTGAGTTGGCCGACATTCCCATGGTGTTCAAGCCACAGACTGACCTGTTTATCCTCAACTACATTGCCAATCACATTATTGAAAGCGGCTCGGTCAATAAGGACTTTGTCAGTAAGCACACTAAGTTCGCCAAAGGTACGGATGACATCGGCTACGGCCTGCGTGCCGATAATCCGCTGGAGATGAAGGCGCGCAATGCCGCCAAGGCGAATACCTGGACCGACATCGATTTTGAGCAATTCGCGGCATTCGTAAAACCTTACACCCTTGAGCGCACCGCCAAGGAAACCGGCGTACCGGCCGAGCAACTCAAGGCCTTGGCTGAGCTGTATGCCGACCCGAAGCGCAAGGTGGTCTCCTTCTGGACCATGGGCTTTAACCAGCACACGCGGGGCGTCTGGGCCAATAACCTGATTTACAACATTCACCTGCTGACCGGAAAGATCAGCGAGCCGGGCAACAGTCCTTTTTCCCTGACGGGCCAGCCCTCGGCCTGCGGCACGGCGCGGGAAGTGGGAACGTTCTCCCATCGCTTGCCCGCTGATCTGGTGGTCACCAATCCAAAGCATCGCGCCACGGCGGAGAAAATCTGGAAATTGCCGCCAGGCACCATCAATGAAAAAGTCGGGTTCCATGCCGTGCAGCAGAGTCGGATGCTCAAGGACGGCGTGCTCAATGTGTATTGGACGATGGCCAGCAACAACATGCAGGCCGGCCCCAACATCATGCAGGAAGTGTTGCCGGGTTGGCGCAACCCCGAGAACTTCGTGATTGTCTCGGATGTGTATCCCACCGTCTCCGCCCAAGCGGCTGATCTGATTCTGCCCACCGCGATGTGGGTCGAGAAAGAGGGCGCTTACGGCAACGCGGAGCGACGTACGCAGTTCTGGCATCAATTGGTTTCGGCCCCGGGTGACGCCAAGTCAGATCTCTGGCAACTGGTCGAGTTTTCCAAGCGCTTTAAAACGGAAGAAGTGTGGTCCGAGGAAATATTGTCGGCCTCACCGCAGTACAAGGGCAAAACCCTGTACGAGGTGTTGTTCAAGAACGGTCAGGTCGATCAGTTCCCGCTTGATCAGATGGCGGCGGGCTACAAAAACGACGAGGCCCGGGATTTTGGTTTTTACCTGCAAAAAGGGCTGTTCGAAGAATATGCCCAATTCGGCCGTGGTCACGGCCATGACCTCGCCCCGTTCGATCTCTATCACACCGAACGAGGGTTGCGATGGCCCGTCGTCGAGGGCAAGGAAACCCGTTGGCGTTTCCGGGAAGGCTATGACCCCTACGTGGAGAAGGGCAGCGGTGTGCAGTTCTATGGCTATCCCGACAAGAAGGCGATTATTTTCGCGCTGCCCTACGAGCCCCCGGCGGAATCCCCCGACGCGGAGTTCCCATTCTGGCTGAGCACCGGACGAGTGCTTGAGCACTGGCACACCGGGTCCATGACGCAGCGTGTCGAGGAACTTCATAAAGCAGTTCCCGACGCATTGGTCTACATGCATCCGGCTGATGCCCAAGCCTTGAATGCCCGTCGAGGCAGCGAAGTGAAGCTGATCAGTCGACGCGGTGAGATGCGTGCGCGCATCGAAACCCGAGGGCGCAACAAGCCACCACAAGGCTTGGTCTTTGTGCCGTTTTTCGATGCCAACAAGCTGATCAACAAGGTCACACTCGATGCGACGGATCCCATCTCCAAGCAGACTGATTATAAAAAATGTGCGATCAGGATTGAGTTGATCAAGACGGCATAA
- a CDS encoding nitrate reductase cytochrome c-type subunit, translating to MKSHLLSLLAALLLWMPLAFAAQPDYPLDAPAPDGRRPGGTLTQEFAAPLMADDENKDLKRERNYPDQPPTIPHSIRGYPIDKNSNKCLSCHSRANSARTQAPMISITHYMDRDGQALAAVSPRRYFCTQCHVPQKDVKPLVGNNFKNIDQVLQDEINGQQKP from the coding sequence ATGAAGAGTCATTTGCTGTCTTTGCTTGCTGCTCTGTTGCTGTGGATGCCGCTGGCATTCGCGGCGCAGCCCGATTACCCGCTGGATGCGCCTGCGCCGGATGGCCGGCGACCCGGAGGGACCTTGACCCAGGAATTTGCGGCACCGTTGATGGCTGATGACGAGAACAAGGACCTCAAGCGCGAGCGTAATTATCCTGACCAGCCGCCCACCATCCCCCACAGTATCCGGGGGTATCCGATCGACAAGAACAGCAACAAGTGCCTGTCCTGTCACAGCCGTGCCAATAGCGCCCGCACTCAGGCGCCGATGATCAGTATTACCCACTACATGGACCGTGATGGTCAGGCGCTGGCCGCTGTTTCGCCGCGTCGGTATTTCTGCACGCAGTGTCACGTGCCACAAAAAGACGTCAAGCCTCTGGTGGGCAACAACTTCAAGAACATTGACCAGGTGCTGCAAGACGAAATCAACGGCCAGCAGAAACCTTAA
- a CDS encoding cytochrome c3 family protein, translated as MKSLRALLKDYWGILRRPSVHYSLGFLTLGGFIAGVIFWGGFNTALEATNTEKFCISCHEMRDNVFVELQDTIHYTNRSGVRATCPDCHVPHEWTHKIARKMQASKEVWGKVFGTIDTREKFLGMRRELAEHEWGRLKANDSRECRNCHNFEFMDFTRQGKRAANMHSTALASGQATCIDCHKGIAHKLPDMSGVKGW; from the coding sequence ATGAAATCCTTGCGTGCGCTGCTCAAAGACTATTGGGGCATTCTGCGTCGCCCCAGCGTGCATTACAGCCTGGGCTTTCTGACGCTCGGCGGGTTCATCGCCGGAGTGATTTTCTGGGGTGGTTTCAACACTGCGCTGGAAGCCACCAATACCGAGAAGTTCTGCATTTCCTGCCATGAAATGCGCGATAACGTGTTTGTCGAGTTGCAGGACACCATTCACTACACCAATCGTTCTGGCGTACGCGCCACCTGTCCGGACTGTCACGTCCCGCACGAATGGACGCACAAGATTGCCCGCAAGATGCAGGCTTCCAAAGAGGTGTGGGGCAAGGTGTTCGGAACGATCGACACCCGGGAAAAATTTCTCGGTATGCGGCGTGAACTGGCCGAGCACGAGTGGGGGCGGCTCAAGGCAAATGACTCCCGAGAATGCCGCAATTGCCATAACTTTGAATTCATGGACTTTACCCGTCAGGGCAAACGCGCCGCCAATATGCACTCCACGGCACTGGCCAGCGGGCAGGCCACCTGTATCGACTGCCATAAGGGCATCGCCCACAAGTTGCCTGACATGAGCGGTGTCAAAGGCTGGTAG
- a CDS encoding serine/threonine protein kinase translates to MLLSLHFAALFGGLILSASVLAAEVDAATYHYPLTNPFEATILSTPPELRPELPLDDDIKQSDYSLNLLPHREFELPANFWAVKKLRYRMAKQDHPAPLIFLIAGTGSPYYSSVNEFLKKLYYKAGYNVVQLSSPTSYDFMTSASQVATPGVTRDDAEDLYRVMQAVHAQQLNVPVTEYYLTGYSLGALDAAFVANLDESRHSFNFKRVLLLNPPVSLVTSIANLDKLVQAKVKGIDNNTTFYELMLTKLTRYFQQKGYIDLNDALVYDFQNSHNRLSNEQMAMLIGTSFRFSAADIAFTSDLINHRGLITPPKFPINEGTDLTPFFERALECNFDCYMAGQVIPMWRAHTNGGSVLQLNNQASLYALKDYLKTSTKIAVMHNADDIILGPGDLGFLRNTFGNRLTVYPHGGHCGNINYRVNSDAMLEFFHG, encoded by the coding sequence ATGCTCCTATCATTGCACTTCGCCGCCTTGTTTGGCGGCCTAATCCTGAGTGCGTCGGTCCTGGCCGCCGAAGTCGACGCCGCAACATACCACTATCCGTTGACCAACCCGTTTGAAGCTACCATCCTCTCAACACCGCCCGAACTTCGCCCCGAGTTGCCACTCGACGACGACATCAAACAGAGCGACTACTCCCTCAACCTGCTGCCACATCGCGAATTCGAACTGCCTGCCAATTTTTGGGCTGTGAAAAAACTACGCTACCGCATGGCCAAACAGGACCACCCAGCCCCGCTGATCTTTCTGATCGCCGGCACTGGTTCGCCTTACTACAGCAGTGTCAACGAGTTCCTCAAGAAGCTGTACTACAAGGCTGGCTATAATGTAGTGCAGCTATCCTCGCCCACCAGCTACGATTTCATGACCTCAGCCTCACAAGTGGCCACCCCCGGAGTGACCAGAGACGATGCCGAAGACCTGTACCGAGTCATGCAGGCAGTGCATGCTCAACAATTGAACGTACCTGTCACAGAGTACTACCTTACGGGCTATAGCCTTGGGGCACTCGATGCAGCGTTTGTTGCCAACCTTGACGAGTCCAGACACAGCTTCAACTTTAAACGCGTGCTGCTGCTCAACCCTCCAGTCAGCCTCGTCACTTCGATAGCCAACCTGGACAAGCTGGTGCAGGCCAAGGTCAAAGGTATCGACAACAACACGACCTTCTACGAGCTGATGCTTACAAAGCTGACCCGCTATTTCCAGCAAAAGGGTTACATCGACCTCAACGATGCCCTTGTCTATGACTTTCAGAACTCGCACAACCGCCTGTCCAATGAGCAGATGGCCATGCTGATCGGCACGTCTTTCCGCTTCTCGGCAGCTGACATCGCCTTCACCTCCGACCTGATCAACCATCGCGGCCTGATCACCCCGCCCAAATTCCCGATTAACGAAGGTACCGACCTCACGCCGTTCTTCGAGCGAGCCTTAGAGTGCAACTTTGACTGCTATATGGCGGGGCAAGTCATCCCCATGTGGCGCGCCCACACCAACGGCGGTAGCGTGCTGCAACTGAATAACCAGGCCAGCCTCTACGCACTCAAGGATTATTTGAAAACCAGCACCAAAATTGCCGTGATGCATAACGCCGATGACATCATTCTCGGCCCTGGTGATCTCGGCTTCCTGCGCAATACCTTCGGTAACCGTCTGACCGTGTACCCGCACGGTGGGCATTGCGGCAACATCAACTACCGTGTCAACAGCGACGCCATGCTGGAGTTCTTCCATGGCTAG
- a CDS encoding VacJ family lipoprotein produces MARKLLFVATLLSAGMVQAEGTVPPAPNVVEPDGYTQPLKQLEFNPGLDQREFERSTLDALSVYDPLGSWNRRVYHFNYRFDQWVALPVVNGYRYITPSFLRTGVSNFFNNLGDVSNLLNSLLQLKGERSMEITARLLLNTTVGIAGLWDPATSMGIRRQSEDFGETLGFYGVPSGAYLILPFLGPSNLRDTGGLVFDWSTASQINYLNVAEVSKNHPEIYLLRAIDKRYTTNFRYGQMNSPFEYEKVRYVYTQARKLQIAE; encoded by the coding sequence ATGGCTAGAAAACTTCTCTTCGTTGCAACGCTGTTGAGCGCTGGCATGGTCCAAGCCGAAGGCACCGTACCGCCGGCGCCCAACGTCGTCGAACCCGATGGCTACACCCAGCCGCTCAAGCAACTTGAATTCAACCCTGGCCTGGACCAGCGCGAGTTCGAGCGCTCGACTTTAGACGCCTTGAGCGTCTACGACCCTCTGGGGAGCTGGAACCGCCGGGTCTACCACTTCAACTACCGTTTCGACCAGTGGGTTGCCCTGCCAGTGGTCAACGGCTACCGCTACATTACACCCAGCTTTCTGCGTACCGGGGTGAGTAACTTCTTCAATAATCTGGGCGATGTCTCCAACCTGCTAAACAGCCTGCTGCAGCTCAAAGGCGAGCGCTCGATGGAAATCACCGCACGGCTGCTGCTCAACACCACCGTCGGTATTGCAGGTCTTTGGGACCCAGCTACTAGCATGGGCATTCGAAGACAAAGCGAAGACTTCGGTGAGACCCTGGGTTTCTACGGCGTGCCGAGCGGCGCATACCTAATTCTACCGTTCCTTGGTCCATCCAACCTTCGCGACACCGGCGGACTAGTCTTCGACTGGAGCACCGCCTCGCAAATCAACTACCTCAATGTCGCCGAGGTCAGCAAGAATCACCCGGAAATTTACCTGCTGCGCGCCATCGACAAGCGCTACACCACCAACTTCCGCTATGGCCAGATGAACTCACCGTTCGAATACGAAAAAGTCCGCTATGTGTACACCCAGGCGCGTAAGTTGCAAATTGCTGAATAG
- a CDS encoding tyrosine-type recombinase/integrase → MNSIATHRHQPWNKGKLVGQKAPLRVRDIWAIRVRLQLAEKTRDLALFNLAIDCKLRACDLTKLRVRDIAHGEHVSSRAIVMQQKTHHPVQFEITEQTRTALEAWMHQAHLHSEDFLFPSRLHDSDHLSTRQYARIVKAWVTAIGLDPTMYGTHTLRRTKASLIYRRTKNLRAVQLLLGHTKLESTVRYLGIEVDDALEMAEQTEV, encoded by the coding sequence ATGAACTCAATTGCTACACATCGCCATCAGCCTTGGAACAAGGGAAAGCTCGTCGGGCAAAAGGCGCCGCTCCGAGTCAGAGATATCTGGGCTATCCGCGTAAGACTTCAGCTTGCTGAGAAGACACGGGATCTGGCGCTCTTCAACTTGGCTATCGACTGCAAATTGCGTGCCTGTGACTTAACCAAGCTGCGAGTCCGAGACATAGCCCATGGGGAACATGTGTCGTCACGAGCCATCGTGATGCAGCAGAAAACCCACCACCCAGTGCAATTTGAAATCACTGAGCAAACCCGAACGGCTCTGGAGGCTTGGATGCATCAAGCCCACCTCCACAGCGAGGACTTCTTGTTCCCGAGCCGTTTGCACGACTCAGACCATCTCTCCACCAGACAGTACGCTCGAATAGTCAAAGCGTGGGTGACCGCCATTGGCCTTGACCCAACCATGTACGGTACTCACACGCTACGGCGAACCAAGGCATCGTTGATCTATCGCAGGACAAAGAATCTGAGAGCAGTTCAACTCCTGCTGGGGCATACGAAGCTTGAAAGCACCGTCAGGTACTTGGGCATCGAGGTCGATGATGCCCTGGAAATGGCAGAGCAGACAGAAGTCTGA
- the ehuA gene encoding ectoine/hydroxyectoine ABC transporter ATP-binding protein EhuA: protein MTTPLSTPGDLSRHSNPTPLHPQEAMAMQETKPVKPIVSFQDVTKSYGNFTVLDHLNLDVTPGEKVAIIGPSGSGKSTLLRVLMTLEGIDDGLIRIEDDLLTHMPNRNGVLVPANDRHIRRVRGKIGMVFQSFNLFPHMTALQNVIEAPVQVLGMKPAEARERAADLLELVGLGSKLGHYPSQLSGGQQQRVAIARALAMRPKVMLFDEVTSALDPELCGEVLNVIRKLGTEHNLTMLMVTHQMGFAREFADRVCFFYKGQIHEQGTPAQIFEHPQQERTCAFLSAVKEAN, encoded by the coding sequence ATGACTACTCCACTGTCGACACCCGGTGACCTTTCACGGCACAGCAACCCGACCCCGCTGCATCCGCAGGAGGCCATGGCCATGCAGGAAACCAAACCGGTAAAGCCGATCGTCAGCTTCCAGGACGTTACCAAGAGCTACGGCAACTTTACCGTGCTCGATCATTTGAACCTGGACGTCACGCCGGGTGAGAAAGTCGCGATCATCGGCCCCAGCGGCTCCGGAAAATCCACACTGCTGCGGGTACTGATGACACTCGAAGGCATCGATGACGGACTGATCCGCATTGAGGATGACTTGCTGACCCACATGCCCAATCGCAACGGTGTATTGGTGCCCGCCAATGACCGGCACATCCGCCGAGTGCGCGGCAAGATCGGCATGGTGTTCCAGAGTTTTAACCTGTTCCCTCACATGACAGCGTTACAAAACGTTATCGAGGCGCCGGTGCAGGTGCTCGGTATGAAACCGGCCGAGGCCCGTGAACGTGCAGCAGACTTGCTGGAACTGGTGGGTCTGGGCAGCAAACTCGGGCATTACCCATCGCAGCTGTCCGGTGGTCAGCAACAACGGGTGGCGATCGCCCGGGCACTGGCCATGCGCCCGAAAGTCATGCTGTTCGACGAAGTGACCTCCGCGCTCGACCCGGAACTGTGCGGCGAAGTGCTCAACGTGATCCGCAAGCTCGGCACCGAACACAACCTGACCATGCTGATGGTGACGCATCAAATGGGTTTCGCCCGGGAATTCGCTGATCGTGTGTGCTTTTTCTACAAAGGGCAGATTCACGAGCAGGGCACCCCGGCGCAAATCTTCGAACACCCGCAGCAGGAACGCACGTGCGCGTTTCTGAGTGCGGTGAAAGAAGCCAACTAG
- the ehuD gene encoding ectoine/hydroxyectoine ABC transporter permease subunit EhuD: MTLFDWTYAWQILPDLLRASLNTVGITLVGFLIAIVLGLFLAIGRRSRRVWLSWPTTAVIEFIRSTPLLIQVYFLYYVLPNYGVSMTAMQVGILGIGLHYACYIAEVYRGGLDAVPRAQWEAVTALNIAPYSAYRNIILPQALRPILPPLGNYLVAMLKDTPVLSAITVVEIMQQAKNIGSENFRYLEPITMVGLFFLALSIALAYLVRRLEVRLELR, translated from the coding sequence ATGACACTGTTCGATTGGACCTATGCCTGGCAAATCCTCCCCGATTTACTGCGCGCTTCCCTTAACACCGTGGGGATTACCCTGGTCGGCTTCCTGATTGCCATTGTGCTGGGGCTGTTCCTGGCTATCGGTCGAAGGAGCCGCAGAGTCTGGCTGTCGTGGCCGACCACCGCCGTGATCGAGTTCATTCGCAGCACGCCGCTGCTGATCCAGGTGTATTTCCTTTACTACGTGCTGCCCAATTACGGTGTCAGCATGACCGCGATGCAAGTGGGGATTCTCGGCATAGGCCTGCATTACGCCTGCTACATCGCCGAGGTGTATCGCGGCGGCCTCGATGCGGTGCCGCGCGCGCAATGGGAAGCGGTCACGGCGTTGAACATCGCCCCATACAGCGCTTATCGCAACATCATACTGCCCCAGGCCCTGCGGCCGATCCTGCCTCCATTGGGCAACTACCTGGTGGCGATGCTCAAGGACACGCCGGTACTGTCGGCGATTACCGTGGTGGAAATCATGCAACAGGCCAAGAACATCGGCTCCGAGAATTTCCGCTATTTGGAGCCGATCACCATGGTCGGCCTGTTTTTCCTCGCCCTAAGCATTGCTTTGGCTTATCTGGTACGGCGCCTTGAAGTGCGCCTGGAGCTACGCTAA
- the ehuC gene encoding ectoine/hydroxyectoine ABC transporter permease subunit EhuC, with protein MGELLPLLIQGAWVTLQVTIFGSLLAIVAAILAALGRMSPWRPLRWFSIAYIEVFRGTSLLVQLFWLFFVLPLPPFNLELSPYSVAIVGLGLHIGAYGAEVMRGAISSVAKGQYEASTALNFSGYKRFRRIILPQALLAAIPPGTNLLIELLKNTSLVSLITLSDLSFRARQLDQATFETLEIFSLALVMYFVLAQAINIGMRHIERHLARGRMRGGLS; from the coding sequence ATGGGTGAATTACTTCCGCTATTGATACAAGGCGCCTGGGTGACACTCCAGGTGACGATCTTCGGTTCGCTGCTGGCGATTGTCGCGGCAATCCTCGCGGCTCTGGGGCGCATGTCGCCTTGGCGGCCATTGCGCTGGTTTTCCATTGCTTACATTGAAGTGTTTCGAGGCACGTCGTTGCTGGTGCAATTGTTCTGGCTGTTTTTCGTGCTGCCGCTGCCGCCGTTCAACCTCGAACTGAGTCCCTACAGCGTGGCCATCGTCGGTCTCGGCTTGCACATTGGTGCTTACGGCGCCGAGGTGATGCGCGGTGCGATCAGCTCTGTCGCCAAGGGGCAATACGAAGCGTCCACGGCACTGAACTTTAGCGGCTATAAGCGCTTTCGCCGCATCATTCTTCCGCAGGCATTGCTGGCCGCTATTCCGCCGGGTACCAACCTGCTGATCGAATTGCTGAAAAATACTTCACTGGTGTCGTTAATCACCTTGTCAGACCTGAGCTTCAGGGCTCGTCAATTGGATCAGGCAACTTTCGAGACTCTGGAAATTTTTAGCCTGGCGCTGGTGATGTACTTCGTCTTGGCGCAGGCGATCAACATCGGCATGCGTCACATTGAGCGCCATCTGGCTCGCGGGCGGATGCGTGGAGGTCTGTCATGA
- the ehuB gene encoding ectoine/hydroxyectoine ABC transporter substrate-binding protein EhuB, protein MSNFPSRSTHALRHLFVACAMFGLVSGAQAATTLETVKQNSSIRIGYANETPFAFTETDGRVTGESPEIAKAIFAKMGIKQVDGVLTEWGSLIPGLRAGRFDVIAAGMYITPARCKQVLFTDPQYQLPDALLTAKGNPKGLHSYEDIAKNPEVKLAIMAGTVNLGYARDSGVKDEQILQVPDTTAQLQAVRAGRADAAVGTQLTMKGLAAKGGEKVEAVTEFKDDPSHIGYGALAFRPEDKDLRDAVNAELKKWLGSEEHLKAVAPFGFDKSNVTSKTAAELCAQ, encoded by the coding sequence ATGAGCAATTTCCCTTCCCGCAGCACCCATGCATTGCGTCACCTGTTCGTAGCTTGCGCGATGTTCGGCCTAGTCTCCGGCGCCCAAGCAGCTACGACACTGGAAACCGTCAAACAGAACAGCAGCATCCGTATCGGTTATGCCAACGAAACCCCGTTCGCCTTTACCGAAACCGACGGCAGGGTCACCGGTGAATCACCGGAAATCGCCAAAGCCATCTTTGCCAAAATGGGCATCAAACAGGTTGACGGAGTGTTGACCGAATGGGGCTCGTTGATCCCGGGTCTGCGCGCCGGGCGCTTCGACGTGATTGCCGCCGGCATGTACATCACGCCGGCTCGCTGCAAGCAGGTGCTGTTTACCGATCCGCAGTATCAACTGCCGGACGCGCTGCTTACGGCCAAAGGCAACCCGAAGGGGCTGCACAGTTACGAAGACATCGCCAAGAATCCCGAGGTGAAGCTGGCAATCATGGCCGGCACGGTGAACCTGGGCTATGCCCGCGACTCGGGTGTTAAGGATGAGCAAATCCTCCAAGTACCGGACACCACCGCCCAGTTGCAAGCCGTGCGCGCCGGTCGTGCCGACGCGGCAGTGGGTACTCAACTGACCATGAAAGGTTTGGCCGCCAAGGGTGGTGAAAAAGTTGAAGCAGTCACCGAGTTCAAGGATGACCCGTCACACATTGGATACGGTGCTCTCGCCTTCCGTCCGGAAGACAAAGACCTGCGCGATGCGGTCAACGCCGAGTTGAAAAAATGGTTGGGCTCCGAAGAGCACCTCAAGGCAGTTGCCCCTTTCGGGTTTGACAAATCCAACGTGACAAGCAAAACGGCTGCCGAGCTCTGCGCTCAATAG